The nucleotide window GAGCTTTACAGGGGTGAACTGTAGACTAAAGGGGTAAAGAAAGCTTGGCGCCCCAGAAGGCCTCCCCAAGTACCTCCTTTACACGGTATATCACCGTCTCTTTGCAAGTTTCGCGATTATCCCTCTTTTTACACTCTTATCACGAACCCGCTTGTTCTTTCAATCGTTGGGATTACAGGCAGCATACCTTCCCTCTACCATGGAGCCACTCATTGTCGACCAAGCTGGCATCATCTGGAACCCAGGCGTTCACCGACGTTTTCCATGGCTTGGCATCATCCCGTTGGTCTTGAGTATATGCTGTGAGTACACAGTTCAACCTGAGCTCATCTGAATCCAGCACCCGCCACTCACAACCTTTCCTTGTACGTTTAGGTACAGGACTCGCCATTGGAGTCGTTCTTCAGAGCAGCGGCCAGCCAGAGGCGGACTGGTCTGGACACAGACAACCAGGTGTGCTCTTGGCCTACACCTCCACTCTTGCAAACGCCTTGACTGGCCTTGCTTTCGCTCAAGCAGCCGTGGTTTTCTTTTGGACACAGGCTGTGCAGCCAATGCCAGTTAAgtatcttctttcttttcttcatcaAACCCATACTTACCTCGCTAACACAGTAGCTAGGTCAGCAACCTGCACTATAATTGGGCAAGCTCTTCGAGCGTCATAGGAGCTTTCAGATCACTTTGTCGCAAAAAAGCCATCCGAGCAAGTATAGGTGAGGTCTTGGTCTTCCCAATCACCAACAAACTTGGACTTGAGGTGAATATCGAATGCTGTCTTTTCGTCCCATAGCTAACCATCCAAGTAGTGACTATCATTGTGACTATCACGAGCTTCCTGCGCGGTCCTCTGATGCAAAGAGCCTCCTTTGTCCAGATCGTGGATGTGTCTCATAACGGTACTGTCGATCTTCAAGTAAAGCATAATATCAGCGATACTTGGGGAGGTACGGTAGACGGGCGGGACACCAGAAACGTCATGTTCACTTCAGAATTTGCACAAGTAACCCGGGATTTCCAAGCTAAAGCCCCCATCCACATTGAAGGGGCCTCGTGTGAGAATTGCACGTTGACTGTCAAGGTGATATCTATATCTATGCCCAGTTCTTGTTAATTTTATGCCGTGTGTTGGGGTAATATTGAAGGCTAACTTCTACTCATGGCGGATTAGGCCTTCGGGTTCGATGTTGATCACTGTGAAGAGCTGACTTCTTCACCAACGAACTATAACCTTACGGTTGGCCTGGCGACGATTGGGAACGTATCACGCATCTTCGAGTCCGCGATCGATGTCTGGTTTGAACATCGATCCTTTACCGGGCTTAACATTTCCACAAAACGCAAAGCGCACTCagacggtggtgatgaggcgTGGTCGCAGGCATGTTCCGGCAAGCTAGTAGGCCAAACTTGCATCCTTGTACCCTCCGTAGTGGCGTACAACATCTCTATTACGGGAGGACATGCATCCTTCCAGACAGACAGCTGGAAAGATGATCGCGTTGTGGAGCATATGTACGTCAGTCAATCATGCACCCAGACTTACCCTCCATTCCTTGTTAAATTCACCGTTATTCTTTTGTGTGGTTGGAATAGCTAACGAAATGCGGTCGTACCCGTCTTCAAGAAATTTGACATGGCCCGTATCGAGTGTAGGTTCGGGTATAACTATCCTGCCTCTCCAGGTCGTTGGGTCAACCCTCTTCAACTCAATCGCCGAGGTGTGGTGGTCAGGCGCAGTGGGCTGGGCAACCAAGGCCGACGGACTTACAGCCAACTTATACACGGGCAACTGGTCCGCGGCTCGGTTTCCCTGCCATCAATTCTATCTAGACCCCATGGATGACATAATTAACAGCTACCGCGAACTGGCATTCCGCATGTCGGTCCACGCAGCCAATAACCCTGGCCATGACTCCCTGGGCGTCCCGCTCCCACGTGAAGAACAAAAGGGGATTCCGTATACAAGTCACCTCACACAAGTCCAGTACGCCGCCGCTATCCCGGAACTGCTCCTCGCAGTAGCCGTCAGCCTCGCCGGACCGGTGGCTACCATGGCACTGCtttgggggtggtggagacTAGGCAGGAATTTTTCCATGAGTCCACTGGAACTTGCTTATGCGTTcacttctcctccccccgaAAAGGGGCCCTACGGAAAGTCCTCGATAACACTGTCATCGGACTCGAAAAGTGACCTGGGTTaccatggcggcggcggcggcggcgttacTACTACGCAACAGGAGAACGAAGCAAGTGGAATGGATGGTCTCTTTGCCGATTGCGACAGTAACGCTTCAGCTGGTGAACTGGCTGATCACTTCCGCAACAAAGGGAAGGCctccggaggaggaggaggaggaggaggaggagagccaAAGATACAATATGGTGTTGTGAACGGCGAAGGGGGTCGTTTTTCTTTTGCTGTTGTAGAGGGCTTCTAGATGGGCGCTGCTGCTCATCAGCTGAAGGAAGGGAGTTTATTGCAGTGAGTAGGATAATTTTGGAAGccagatatattaataccgttGCATGTTAGTCATTATGATAGATGGTCACGGCTCGAGATGCTAATGAATTTGGCAACTTTGAAGGACTGGGATCCACGTTGGCGCGGAGTAGGTATATTGTGAGGTTTTTTGCGTTCACGGTTGTATCCTCAAGGCAAGTTGAGCAAATTACCAGGAGTGACCCGCGACAGCTTTAGTTCAACTCAGCGGGCATACCCGCATAATACAAGGTGCGGTTTTCGACTTTACAAGTGACAATTCTTCTATTCAaacaagagaaaagaaggagtaaACTTAGGGTGACCGTGTTCGTTTTGCATATCGGCAATGCCTTCCTTTCTTCATAATGGTCTCAATGGAAGGAAATTTACCACGGCTATAGCGGCTACTGATATCAGGatgagagaagaaaaggagaagtaGCCTGGCTAATAGTTGGGTCAGTGACAGCGAGCGCATCCCAGGTGTTGAATGTTTATtacttttctcttttcgactttttttactattttccTTGTTTCTCTTGTGAGTTCTTTCCGGTCCCCGTATGACACAAGTTATCTGGGGCTGAGTAGTACTCTTTCTCTTAGAACTTTTTTAGTGAACAAAATGGTGAAACTAAGAAACGAGTAGGGGACATGGAAAGAGGAATAAAGGGAAACCGAGAGAAGATACAGGCCAACggaacgaaaaaaaaaaaaagaaaagaaaaagaaaaaataaaaaaaaaagaaagaaaaaaaaagatgacAATGAACCCACCGGATCTGACTCAAATCCCAGTACCCTCCGCGGTCTACAGTCAACTTCCAAGTCAGCCAACCCATTACTTCCAATCCAACTCATTGttcccacttccacttccacttccacttccaactCCAAAGTCTACTTAGTAAGTAATCGTCAACGCCTTCCCCAGATACTtctccccatcatcaccaaccaccaGCCTCTCAAAGATCCAAACCCCAGTATCCTCTCTGGAAATCGTATACCCAACCACCTTGTCACCCTCCAATTTTTTGCTTTGCAAATCTTCCACTCCAATCCTGACTTTTTCCAGCCCAATTTCTGGCCCATCAGTCAACATACTAGGCCTCACCACCGTCCATCTCGTCTTTTCATCACTCTCTACAAAAACGTTCTCCATGGCCCTCTTGTCCTTGAGGGGCTTTCTGAGAAGGAGCGCATAGAGCGGgtagagagggagggggtaatCCCTGTGGACGGTAGAGGCGCCGGCGGCGCTGAGGGTGATTATGTAGGGTTTATGTTTTCTCCttgcttcttccacttccctacTGCTTGAGGTGCTGTTTCCACAAACCACCGAAGCCGGGTTGTTGGGGGGGACATGGAGGGAAGCAGCCCGGCGGACTTGGTCCAGCGCGGAAAGCAGCGCACGAGCACCAGTTTCGCAGACGTGCGGATCGTCGATGCCTAGCTTCTTCAGATCAGGTTTGCCGCCGATGGAAGTGATCACGATATCGACCAGCGTCGTTGGGTCGGAGGGATGGGTGAGAAGCGGAACGAGGTCGGAAGGGGAGTGGGCGTTGCCTTGGATGATGCGTAGCGAAGGGGAGGAGAGCTCGGTTGGTGTGAGGAGGAACTGGAGGCGGGAGGGAGAGCGGGCGAGGACGGTTATGGTGAGGGATGGATGATTTATTGGCTGGTTTGGCTGGTTGAAAGAGTTGGAAGAGGCGAGACACCTGCGAAGCGTTGCGAGGGCGATACCGCCTGTGgcggagatgaagaggattgGTTTGGTGGCTTgagtggaggtggaggtggaggtggacaTTGTGGTTGAGAGACGAGTGTTGTTGGAGCTGAGGGAACTGAGGGTTGGAGATAGATGTTGGACTTGATTTGAAGTGTGTGTGTTGAGATATTGTGTTTAGAGTGTGTTACGAAGGCAATAAAGGATGATGAGATGAAGCTGCTGcgatgaagaaaagaagtgTCTTCTTCAACTTTCCTTCGAGTTGACCGTGGGTTTATATGAAAAACCCAGACTGACTTCAACCAACTACCATCTCGGAGCGGAGCAATACTATTACCACCTCTCCCTATTAAAGCTACCACCACTAGATCCTCAGCCCTTCATCCTCAAAGCGGTGCGGTCACGTACgccaaataaaaaaaaaaaaataaaaaaaaaaaaaaagggcttGGATCGAGTTAAAGTTGAAGCCATCGCCCAACTCTCAACACCTCTACAACCCAAGAGTCTGGAGTTCTCCCGATGAATTCCACCGGGCTATAAGTGGCGTTTTTCTCGCCGTCTGATTTGTCCAGTACCAAGCCACACGGTTGTGACAGCTGCAGAGACGGAGGAGAAAAGAGCCGAGTACTTTGTGCCAAGAACGCCCTGTTAGTAATACATGCCCGCTTACGGCTGTCTCAGGCTGTAATATGAGGATGGGTGGTTAACAGACTTGGCAACGGTTGTCGTTCTTGGTGGTATCGCTTTGCTCTTTCTCGGAGCTCAGCTGGAGGCGGTAGTGGGTGGAATGGAGGTGACGCTTTGGTGAATTGATAGAGGCAGTGAAATACGATCAAGCTTTAGAACAGTGATGTATATtccctataatactaacgaaataattaatttcactttcttttttttgtttgagCGTAGTAGAAACAAACGTTTGGGAGTGCCTATAACCCTTTACTAAGgtgaaaagagggaaaaaaaacgtATCACACTTGgaattcgctggtcgtcaccgatgTTAGTTCCTTCTGGTCCCCCGCATGACACTAGTTATCTGGGGTTGGATGCTGTTGCTCTGAGTAATCTTTACGAACTACCTCGCGAAACTCGGAAAGGAGCAAAGgggtaataaagaagagTAAGAAAAAGAACCCAAGAGAAAGCACCAGGCGAACAAAACGGCAGGAAAAAAAGATAccaaaaagaggaagtacTTGATGAGTTGATCGTTATCACTCGGATACCGGGAGTCGAACCCGGGGCTGTTGAGAAGGCAGACACTTTCTGTGGGAAAGTGAGAGTCAACGATGTTACCGCTACACCATACCCGATTTTACAAGTATGGATTTCCTTCCTTGGTTGCTCAGAGAATCTGAAAGTTGGGTTAATGAAGGTAAAAACAAAATTTTGCTGGAGTTGTGGAGCTGTGGGGACCCATCTAGGGTATTGGGAGATTCCTGGGTGTGGCCTGCAAATTATAACCAATGGTCTTACACCACTCACTCATACGGTGGATGTATTGCCGGCCGGGATCTCTTTTGTGATAATAGTTGAACATTCAATTTATTTTGGGTTTTTAACTTGTGTTCTATCGGTGTCATTTCACGAACATACCATACGCTTTTAGAATGTCACCTGAGAGAGAGATTGATGTCCATCAGTTTTTGCATCTCTCAGGCCCGTCGGGAGGCGGAAGTAGACATCAAAAATAACAACACCAACTACTGAGAGAGGGATTGGGAAGACATCGATTGCGAAGGTCACAAGACAAAGGGCGACAAGTTTATGCACAAGTGATGATATATATAATGTCAACGATCCAAAGGTCATTGAGGCGGAGCTATGTACAAGATGATAGAAGAATGCGATACACGTAATATGTACTTGGAAGTTGAGGTACTGTGGAACCCTCTGTTTTGCGTCTGTCCATTATCATTTCTCAAACGTTAATCCTTTTGACGCCCTGGGTATCTCGATCTTTTTTGCTCGCAGTCGAGGTTCACCATGCTGCCGATGATGACTGGCCGACCAAAAGGTTACCCATGCAGGCTAGTAATTTACACGCACTGGGAGTAATAGTCGTTGATCTTTTGGCAAGTGTAAGGGCTCTGGCAAGTGGTGGGGCCAGAGAAGCCAATACCACCGCACTGAGCCCAGTGAGCAGCACCGGTACCGCTGGGGTTGGAGGCAGTAGAGGTGGAAGAAGGCTTAGCAGTGGAGGTGACGGGCTTGACGGAGCTCGAAGGGTTGGAAGGAGGGGTGCCGGAAGAGCCGCCGCTAAAGGTAGAGCCGATGGGGCCGAACTTGATGTTGGAGAAGATGACCTTGGAGTTGGGAGCATTGGCCTCGACCTCAGCGGGGACACCCGAGGTGGTAGGGCACTCGCCACGGTAAGCACCGGGGCCACCCTCGACAGGGTAGGTGGAGTCGAGCCAGAGCATGTTGGCGGCATGGTCGTCCCAGATGGACATGACGAGGACCATGGGCTTGGCAAGGGCCTTGCCCATTTGCTTCAGGCCACCCTTCTTGTTGAAGTCATCGATATCGCCGAAAGCAGTCTTCTGAGCATTGCAGAAAGACTGGGTGATGGAGTTGCCAGAAACTCCATCAACGTTGGACTGAGAGTTCTCAATGACTTTTCCGTTCTGGACGTAGAAGCGCTTGATCTCAGCAAGATCGCCAGCGGAGTCCTTGATGAACTGGGTGACAACGGTGAACTTGGAGCTGGTATCGACAGTCTTGCCCTCACCGTAGAAGGTGGTGTTGCCCATGCGGTAGCTGTTGAAGTCACAACCATCGGCATCGCAAGTACCGCCATAGCGGTCGTCGGAATAGGTACCACCGCAGGAGTCACCCTCGCACATGTGCTGTTCGATGGTGGTGCAGGGGTGCGGGGTGAACGCTGTAGAGACTTTGTTCGCTTCCCTTAGGTGGGTGTTAGTTACCTGTGATGCTAATGATGAAAGGAAAATGGGCAAACAAACCAGATATCCATCTCAGAGCAGCAAGTACCGTGGTCACCAATACCAGCGTTAGCATCGTTGGTGGAGGGGGTCCAGCCCTCAACGTTGGCGATACCGTTGATGTACTTGAGATCACGGGGGCACTGAGCGTCGCAGTAACCGGTACCGTACTTGGCACCagccttgttgttggtgtacTTGGCCTTGCCACCATCAAGATCCATGGAGACGAAGTAGAGGGCGCCGTTAAGACCGCAGCCGGTGCCGGACACATCGACATCGAAGGTGAACTCGTTGCCAAGGAGCTCGAAGCCTAGGCGCAGTGTCTGTTAGCCTATAGGTTTTCAAGGGATGGGGAGAGATGAGCACGAACCCTGGTAGGCATCGGCACCGTTCATAAGGTAAGTACGGGAACCAATGTTGGTCGAGTACGAGCCCTTGGTGACGAACTGAAGGCTGAGCGAGTTGCCGCTGGTCTGAATACCATAGGTAGAAGAGTACTCAGCACCATCAACGCAGCACTTGGTCGCGCAATCGGTGTTGGTGCTGCAGAGGGAGGTGTCCCACTCGTTGCCGCTGTAGCAGTTGGTGCTACCAGAAGTAATGTGAGTCCAGCGCCAGTTGGCATCAACAGTGATGGATCCGGCGACGTTCGTGCATCCGGAGGAAGTGCACTTGGACCAGTTGAGGGAGGGATGGGTCTCGGCAGTGAGAGAGCAAACAGCCTGGGCGTTGGCAGAGGCCACAAGGGCCGCAAGGGCAGCGAACTTGGCGAGCATGGTGAAGATGAGGCTGAACGGCGTgcttgaggatgatgattgcGAGATCGAACTGCAGGAGTTTGAAGAGGTGCCGAATCCCAAGATTATATAGATGTTGAAGTCCCGTAGAGCACCCTTGGGTTTGTTTGCCACGCCAGTTTCGTGAAGGCGTACCAGGCTCCGAGGGGCGGTCGGCTTTGCGGGAGGATTGCCTGGCCGGATTTCGACAAGGTCAGTAGATCAGAGGgaaaggaggccaaggacaTTGTGAGTTCGGCTCACGGCCCGTCACAACCACGATCCTGAAGCGGAAATGTCGCTCCCATCTCCCGAGCTGGCCTCCAGGCGGGTGGAGGATCTCAGCGCGCGCACTAGGCTTTGCGAAGGTTCATAGTGTGCCTAGCCTCACGTTGAGGGAAACGGGGCCGGCGGCATAACCATCTTGGCTTGCGGAGGGGGGCAAGCGCGAGGCCGAAGCCGGTGGATGCGGACGATGGGTTGGTCTCTGGACCCCGAGGCATGCGGGCAGACACTTTGTCAACGTTGCAACGACGTCGTCTTGGCCCTGGTTTGGGCGGCGCTAGCTTCCCCAGTTCCCCAGAACCGCACCCAGAATGAGCCGATTCAGGTTGGGTATAGCGAACAGGGGCGAGTGCTGTTGATTGGAGGGTTCGCGATAGACTCTGCTGTGCTTGATGCGGATGGGGTTTTCGGAGAACGACGCCCCGAGCCGCACCAAAACGGATGGCAGTCTGATTTTAGCTCGACCGTTTCCAGTTTCCACACCAGCGGGCCGCATCCATGGAACGCGGAGCAGAGGACCGATCGGGTGTTATCAGGGCGACTATAGAGCCACCACTATTCTCGCCTGACTAGTGCTATGTGCTGGGCGCTGCGTGTTTCCGAAAAGCCGTCGAGGTTGAGTTGGCAGCTTCAAGTTCTTTTGGAGTCTGGCCCTGCGTAATTTGGCCCAAACGGGATGTGAGGGGATGTCGGTTGCCCGTGACTGTTGACTGCTGTCGCTCAGGTTGGCCCCTGTTCGACTCTCGCGTACTGGAAAAAGCATCAGCAAAAGGCAGCCGGATCAGCAGACTTTTTTGGTGATAACTACCTCACTTGGACCGTCCGATTCAAGTTGGTGATCATCAGTTGTTCTCgaagtggtgatgtttgGTCTCGGCTCCGCACTCCCCCAGCCAAACACGGAACCCCAGGTTCCTTCCCGTCTCTCGCAGCGAGTGATCGGCAGGGGCCGAAAAGGGAATAGCTTCCCCGCACCCGCTCGTGTGTGTGCTGACTGCTGCCCTTGGCACTTGACACTGCGCCCAGAGCCaacctgttgttgttgttggctacATGACGCGCGTATGTAGAATGTATGTCTACTCGATTGAAATGCATATGTTCGTTCATGCGCATGAAATGTTGTTCATCGTGCCCTGGCCCGACTTGAAACAGTCATGGACCAACGATGGGGCTCAGTGGTGCAATCTATCTGACGACGAGCAAACCGGGAAGGCGGTAAGAGAGCAATATCTCGAGATTGCAGTCAATGCCTCCAATGCCACTCACTCGCACCGGGTTCGCAGGTCTGCAtcctccatcctctctcGAGCCTCTTTACGTAGGTAAGGTTGAAGGGCACAGTTGCCGTCCGcgcggtgatggtgatggtgatggtggtggtggccctGGCGTCGTGGGAGCAGCCGTTACGGCAGGCAAGAAATTCTGTGCACAGACCACCTTGAGAACCTTGAAGGCCGCCAGGTGCTgctcgtcgtcctcttctcctccgcttcTTCCATAATCATGGCTTGCGGGTGACAAGGCCGAAATCTCGGCTCTATCTCGAAGCTAAAAGTATCCGGACGTGGACCGCGAGGATCAATGTTCTGTCTACTGGTTGAGGCACGGACTTCTTCATTCTGCCAATACAAAACATGGCAGCAACAGCGgcaaaacaccaccactggAGGCAGACGCAGCCAAGTGCGAGTGCTTCATGTCCGATATCTGATTCCTGTACCGACCGCAGCTCGTATCTACGGTCAAGTAATGTCTGGTAGCAAGGTCATGAGTTCATCGAGCATGCGTACTTCCCAGTCTGCTTGAAAGAATGGTTCTAACCAAGGACACTGGAGGAAAGCTGGATGAATAATTGAAAAAGGACTCGACGAGCGGAAATCATCCTCTCCGATCCAGTCAATTCAACGATTGCCAAAAATGGGTTCCCCAGACCTTGAGGAACATGGTAAAACCAGTGTTCTTGTCATCGCCGGGGTCATTGGTCTTGGATTTCTTGTCTTCTATATCAATCGTCGCCTGAACCGGCAGACATTGAAACGATGCTGGGGTTTCCTGGAAAAGCGTGGCTGGATCAAGCCAGCTGAGACCGAGGAGGATCGACTGGAGAAACAGCATCAAACTCGCGTGGCTCTCAAACCTCAGCAATCGGCCATTCCGGCAGTTCTCAAGAAGCCAGAACGAGCTCACAAGGCTCCAGACCACATCACAGCGAATGACCACCCAGACGATTCGAAAAGTTCCAACCGGGACTCCGGAGCAAGCTGGGATCCCACATCCGTCAGAAGCCACCATCTCGTGTCCCTGGCACATTCAGAGCCTTCGGTCTCTCCTAACACTGGAGTATCCAACTCAGCTCGAACCAGCTGGCCGTCCGTTGGCTCCTCCGTGTCCGGCCTTAATTCCGCAACTGCGGCTCCTCAAGGAGCCGCCTACCACGGTCGGCGCAGTCCGTCCCGCATCCATGACAACAACCACGCTGCCAGAAGAGACGCAATGGATCACGGACAAGGTACCGGCACCGGTGTCTGGCTTAAGGTTCTTAACAGCGGCTCGACGTCATCGCCGCCCCCAGAGGCTGTGCCCAAGGCAAAAGAAATATTTCCGATCCTTTCAGTCCCGTCACAGGCCGTTAGTATTTCGAGCTTCAGCTCTAATCCCACTCCCAAGTAAGATCGATTGCCAGCAAACGGCTCGAGAGGTCACATTCTTTGTGTAAGTTGCATACACCGTAGCTCTCGTCTGCTCCGTCTCGGCAATGTCGACCTGTCACTTGGCTGATGGTTCGATGTGATGTAATGTCATGAGGTTCACGAGATGCGATGGCTAACTCACTTTGCTGATCGCGTTGAAGGAAGCCAGAAACGGAGCAATGTAACACACCAAGCACTCAAAGATGACGTTCTTCTTCAAACTCAATACCCGAATCTGGCAGAAGTAACGAAAGTGTCGCTTCCCGATCGGTAGTCGTCATCGAAGAAAACAACCTGGAAGCGAACGAAGCGAGGCGATCTACTGCGTACACGCAATGCGGGACCCCAGAGCCTCGGCTCTTACTACCGAGCTGTCTCTCCCCTGCACACCAAGCAGTACAGGGGGGTGAACGTCCCGAAGTCAAGAATCGCCCATGTCTGGTTTCTGAGCACCACGTACTGAATTTTGGACCTGCAACTTAAACACATCATAGGTGACATGCATCGTGGGAATGATTCTTGGCCCTTGGTCCCCTATTTTTTCCAGTTCCACCCAACCACTCCCCGCCCGACTAAATGGTACACAGCACACgcaagaaagagagaagcaTTTATGTTGGAGTCAAGCGGCATCACTGAGTGACCATGGCATACTGTCTGTGTAGGTACTGGAGTTTTTAGTGATACAGACGTAACCCAACTTCTCGTCGGTTTCTGGGATTTGAGTTATATAACGACACTGGGATGTAAATTCGAACAAAGACAATTGAGCACGATAGAAATTACTCCTCCAAAATTATTCATCTATCTTTCGCGAGTGTTTAGTCTGCACAATTTGGTGTCCAACCTCagtgtacctctaccaacTCCGACTGTAGGAGGGAGTGTGAAGCGACACAACTTTCCAGAGACAACTTGACAGTTAGGCTAGCGATGTAGGCCTTCCAGAGTTCTTCATCTATCACTAACATATGATTGTTCTCTTTCGCATAAATAGGAGCAAAATCGTGAAAAACGGATCACATACAAAGGAATTTGCCATCCTTAAGCCACAATCATGCAAAATTGGTTCCACAGCTataggctaataatttcaaAGCTGCACTAACATATCAGCGCCCGGCTGGCGCAATCGGTAGCGCGCAAGACTTCTAATCTTGAGGCTGTGGGTTCGAGTCCCACGTTGGgctgatttttttttctctttttgctCTTCTCCTGATCTGTTCCTTTTGTTATATCTTTCATCGTGTTTATTCCGTGCATCCTTGTCGCACTTATTGTCAGGTTTCACACCTACCACTGTGTTGTGAAAAGAACAAGTGTGGGTGGATGACCTTTATGTTGGACTATTCTCAGGAACAGAATGAATGAGAAAGGACAGAATAGATACCTAATGTGCACAAGTAAACCGGTTGTAGATCTAGACCGACAATGATCATATGAAGTAGACCATGATTCCATTTAAATGAGAATCGAACTCGactgaagacgaagaagcgacctttcttgtccttgagCGGCCGGTCAGGGCGCACTCGTCAAGGCCTCCAAAAtgaaaaatgaaaaaaagatCCTCAGACCCCGTATTTGTTACTGAAGATGCTTTGGTCTTCATAAAGGGCGTGGAAGATATAGCCCTTTCACGCTTGACTGGTGAGCTAACGATCTGAACATCGGAATCCGTTCTCAAGaaacggcgacgacgacgtcgaCGTTGGAATAGAGTGCTAGCAAGGCCTGGATAAGCGAGGTTTAGTGGCTCCGCCTCCGCGTGGGGCACTTGGCTCTTGCTCCAACAGCCTAAAATGGCCCGGCTCGCTTGGTTAGAGCCTAGCAGTGTGCTAGACTGCGTCTTACATTTCCATGTTCTTTGGGTTCTCTCAAAAGTATATGTTCGGAGTAGTGACATGAGACTTGCACGACTATAACAACTGAAATATCACTAATATAAGGGTGAGGGGTGTCTAGGAATGGTGTCTCGACTTGCGGGGCAGAAAGGGTAACTGGACCATGGGCGGCTGGTTCCTTATAGGCGTAATGGCTTTGGGGATGTAGGTATCGTCACTCAAGACTTGATAGGTGTCCGACAAGACACCCCAACTTGGTGAACGAAGATTGTGTCCATCGGGTACCATACATAGGGAAAGGGATGCAACCGCGCTGGCGATTTGGTTACTCAGATCAGCCGCTTTAGAAATTTCCTTTCGTGCCAGCATGTCGCGTCGCACTGAACGCCCGAGTAACCGCAAAGGGAATGTGCCATTAATCATCTCATCAGGCGCCCTGAGGCCGTCATTTATTGTAGCGCGGGATAAGGTCTTGAAAACGCGACGGCACGTGCTTGTTAAACTGCAAGATGGGTGTTAGGCGACAGAAGAGTCtgtaaagaaaagaaaaaaaaaagaaaaaaaggagaagaaatgAAAGAAGATAAAAATCATACAAGGAGGATGAAAAGGTCGCCGACGTTGCGATGTGGGACGCGCACGAGAAAACTGGAGTTACTTTCAATTTGGAACCTCAAGGAAGGGGGCGGGTGTTAGTGCGTAGCGCTAGCGGGAGGGGCAGGGGGGCATGGCGGGGGCCAGGCCAGGCACGCCCGCGGGTTAATCATCGCATagctcgacgacgacacctGTTGCATGGGTGAAACTCACGCGCAAGTCATCACACTACGTATTGGCACGATGCCGAACGTTATC belongs to Neurospora crassa OR74A linkage group IV, whole genome shotgun sequence and includes:
- the cbh-1 gene encoding exoglucanase 1, which encodes MLAKFAALAALVASANAQAVCSLTAETHPSLNWSKCTSSGCTNVAGSITVDANWRWTHITSGSTNCYSGNEWDTSLCSTNTDCATKCCVDGAEYSSTYGIQTSGNSLSLQFVTKGSYSTNIGSRTYLMNGADAYQGFELLGNEFTFDVDVSGTGCGLNGALYFVSMDLDGGKAKYTNNKAGAKYGTGYCDAQCPRDLKYINGIANVEGWTPSTNDANAGIGDHGTCCSEMDIWEANKVSTAFTPHPCTTIEQHMCEGDSCGGTYSDDRYGGTCDADGCDFNSYRMGNTTFYGEGKTVDTSSKFTVVTQFIKDSAGDLAEIKRFYVQNGKVIENSQSNVDGVSGNSITQSFCNAQKTAFGDIDDFNKKGGLKQMGKALAKPMVLVMSIWDDHAANMLWLDSTYPVEGGPGAYRGECPTTSGVPAEVEANAPNSKVIFSNIKFGPIGSTFSGGSSGTPPSNPSSSVKPVTSTAKPSSTSTASNPSGTGAAHWAQCGGIGFSGPTTCQSPYTCQKINDYYSQCV